One genomic segment of Hydra vulgaris chromosome 14, alternate assembly HydraT2T_AEP includes these proteins:
- the LOC136090969 gene encoding uncharacterized protein LOC136090969 — MSDSKPKTEVKCTVQFITRDKEQKKLENLDGNKTIGIDGVHPKLLKVCAVAFAVPYTLIFQTLFSKGKVPDDLKRSSITPIFKKDSKLNASNYRPVSLTSIPCKVMDCFVRDQILNHCIINGLILKKQHGFVFKKLCLANLLETLDLLKEGINN; from the coding sequence ATGTCAGATTCCAAACCAAAGACGGAAGTGAAATGTACGGTGCAGTTTATCACACGTGATAAAGAAcagaaaaaacttgaaaacctTGACGGGAACAAGACAATAGGCATCGATGGCGTCCATCCAAAGCTACTCAAAGTGTGTGCAGTAGCGTTTGCCGTTCCATATACTCTTATTTTTCAGACTTTATTTTCTAAAGGGAAAGTGCCAGACGATTTGAAGCGCTCAAGTATTACACCGATATTCAAGAAGGACTCCAAACTAAATGCATCTAATTACAGACCAGTATCACTCACTAGTATCCCTTGTAAAGTTATGGATTGTTTCGTTCGAGACCAGATTTTAAATCATTGTATTATAAACGGTCTcatattaaaaaagcaacacggttttgttttcaaaaagttgtGCTTGGCAAACCTTCTGGAAACACTTGATCTTTTAAAAGAAGgtataaataattga